The following proteins are encoded in a genomic region of Methanomassiliicoccales archaeon:
- a CDS encoding cytochrome c biogenesis protein, translating to MNFKRLFIPLVAISAVLILLTVYLAMFYAPIPTSGVRSADKVLQSVEGSRMKVTGVAMFTEQNAGGSDYEFLLIDHSDYLLWKGSNYTSGSIARADGYFYGHPFFTAQPVLVVLPYDPNYSIQAGTNLTVDGKVTSSGAISSDRNGIDSSLAGANPEVLTAPLAQKIFYFHMPVAWVSYLAFFITFICSIVYLWKRDERADTIAFAAAEIGIVFATLALLTGPVWAKEEWGVYWRWEDTKLVTTFILWVAYVGYLILRPSISETVRRARVSAVYGIVAFLTVPISLLSARIAPLLQSSHPEVIASSTGSLSLEAGMTVMVSVIGFSFLFFAMLLKRVEIEEMRIELEDMKQKMGGES from the coding sequence ATGAACTTCAAGAGGCTATTCATTCCGCTGGTCGCAATCTCGGCCGTTCTGATACTTCTCACCGTATATCTCGCCATGTTCTACGCCCCTATTCCGACCAGCGGGGTCAGGTCAGCTGACAAGGTGCTGCAGTCGGTGGAAGGGTCCCGAATGAAAGTGACCGGTGTTGCGATGTTCACCGAACAGAACGCTGGCGGATCGGACTATGAGTTCTTGCTCATCGACCACTCCGATTATCTCCTTTGGAAAGGCAGCAACTACACCAGCGGTTCGATAGCCCGGGCGGACGGATACTTCTACGGTCATCCGTTCTTCACAGCACAACCGGTGCTCGTTGTCCTTCCCTATGATCCAAACTACTCCATCCAAGCCGGAACGAATCTGACCGTCGACGGCAAGGTCACATCATCCGGTGCGATCTCCAGCGACAGGAACGGCATCGATTCATCGTTGGCCGGGGCTAATCCCGAGGTCCTTACCGCCCCGCTCGCGCAGAAGATATTCTACTTCCATATGCCAGTGGCCTGGGTGTCCTATCTTGCCTTCTTCATCACTTTCATTTGCAGCATCGTCTATCTATGGAAGAGGGACGAGAGGGCGGACACGATCGCTTTTGCGGCCGCCGAGATAGGTATCGTGTTCGCCACCCTGGCCCTGCTCACCGGGCCGGTATGGGCAAAGGAAGAATGGGGCGTCTATTGGCGCTGGGAGGATACGAAGCTGGTGACCACTTTCATACTGTGGGTCGCATACGTCGGTTACCTGATACTGCGTCCATCGATCAGTGAAACGGTGCGCCGTGCCAGGGTCAGCGCGGTATACGGCATAGTGGCGTTCCTCACTGTTCCGATCAGTCTCTTGTCCGCCCGCATAGCCCCGCTCCTTCAGTCTAGCCATCCAGAAGTGATCGCGTCCAGCACAGGGAGTCTATCCTTAGAGGCAGGAATGACCGTCATGGTATCTGTGATAGGTTTTTCTTTCCTTTTCTTTGCGATGCTTCTGAAAAGGGTTGAAATAGAAGAGATGAGAATCGAACTTGAGGACATGAAGCAGAAGATGGGGGGCGAATCCTGA
- a CDS encoding MFS transporter, with product MIDRLLLRYIINQAVHWFIPGMFTPVMVLLLLDQGLGLIEVGTVLALYSGTVIILELPTGGMADAIGRKRVYTASLGVSMLALIFLLFGRDFISLAIGFVIYGVARALSSGSIDAWFVDEFNREHPEGNLQKALGTANVFIPIGLALGALVGGLIPTLFGEAASGLTGMGRYSANILAMMLMVVVQILLTSVLIKENMIKVGRKSVAQGFKDVPHVLHDAVEFGIRDRNTRLLLTATLAFGFALFSLELLWQPRLKGIIGSDSQSWIFGVVAAGYFAMASVGSALSGKLADLFKGNLYLTLVVVAVGISASITILALQESVIGFVALYFIVYMLIGLMGSPHAAAFNAGIPSEKRSTLMSFDSLVSQLGGVVASVTLGVVSGLFSIEVAWFISSIVLVVSFLAYFVLWRGSLGEGMPKPKTGEH from the coding sequence TTGATAGACAGGCTCCTACTGCGGTACATCATAAACCAGGCGGTGCACTGGTTCATACCGGGCATGTTCACGCCGGTTATGGTGCTGCTACTTTTAGACCAAGGGCTTGGCCTGATCGAGGTGGGGACGGTGTTGGCCCTTTATTCAGGAACTGTGATCATCCTGGAGTTGCCCACCGGCGGAATGGCCGATGCGATCGGGCGGAAGAGGGTCTATACCGCATCTCTTGGCGTCTCGATGCTGGCCCTCATCTTCCTTCTGTTCGGTCGGGACTTCATTTCCCTTGCCATCGGGTTCGTGATCTATGGGGTTGCCCGGGCCCTTTCCTCCGGCTCCATCGATGCCTGGTTCGTGGACGAGTTCAACCGGGAGCATCCTGAAGGCAATCTACAGAAAGCCCTCGGTACCGCCAATGTCTTCATCCCGATTGGTCTGGCCCTGGGCGCTTTGGTCGGTGGGCTCATCCCTACATTGTTTGGTGAAGCGGCATCCGGTCTCACCGGAATGGGAAGGTACTCTGCGAACATTCTGGCCATGATGCTGATGGTAGTGGTCCAGATATTGCTTACCTCCGTTCTGATAAAAGAGAACATGATCAAGGTTGGCCGAAAAAGCGTTGCCCAGGGTTTCAAGGACGTTCCCCATGTACTGCATGACGCGGTCGAGTTCGGCATCCGCGACAGGAACACCCGACTCCTCCTGACCGCGACTCTGGCGTTCGGGTTCGCACTGTTCAGTCTGGAGCTGTTATGGCAACCGCGCCTCAAGGGGATCATAGGGTCCGACTCTCAGTCCTGGATATTCGGAGTGGTAGCTGCTGGATACTTCGCCATGGCCTCAGTGGGCAGTGCCCTCTCTGGCAAACTGGCGGACCTTTTCAAAGGGAACCTATACCTGACCCTCGTGGTCGTTGCGGTCGGGATATCGGCATCGATAACCATCCTGGCCCTTCAAGAATCGGTCATCGGTTTTGTCGCGTTATATTTCATTGTTTACATGCTGATAGGTCTGATGGGCTCTCCTCACGCCGCAGCCTTTAATGCCGGAATTCCTTCTGAGAAGCGCTCGACATTGATGTCCTTCGATTCTCTGGTCTCCCAACTAGGAGGGGTGGTGGCCTCGGTCACCCTGGGTGTGGTGTCCGGTCTCTTTTCGATCGAGGTCGCCTGGTTCATCAGTTCCATTGTGCTTGTCGTCTCCTTTTTGGCATATTTTGTGCTCTGGCGCGGATCGTTGGGTGAAGGGATGCCGAAGCCCAAAACAGGGGAACATTGA
- a CDS encoding cytochrome c maturation protein CcmE: MESEPKSKKKGMPRKRKRLLMAVAVIALAMVIIFWGWDTTGKSFLEVTSVTSDAIAIGAGTSHYVGKYLEVQGNVNNWFGTGNFTLTDRTNLNDTIHVTMNGTLPSGFENGKSVVVKGIISAGLPVTFHANEVTVGCASKY, translated from the coding sequence ATGGAAAGTGAGCCGAAGTCGAAAAAAAAGGGCATGCCTCGCAAGAGGAAACGCCTCCTGATGGCAGTGGCCGTGATCGCCCTGGCCATGGTGATCATATTCTGGGGCTGGGACACGACCGGAAAGAGCTTCCTTGAGGTCACCTCCGTAACGTCGGACGCCATCGCCATCGGGGCCGGGACCTCCCATTATGTCGGCAAATACCTGGAGGTCCAAGGCAATGTCAACAACTGGTTCGGGACCGGGAACTTTACGTTGACTGACAGGACGAACCTTAACGACACGATCCATGTGACCATGAATGGGACGCTGCCTTCGGGGTTTGAGAACGGAAAGAGCGTGGTCGTCAAAGGCATCATATCTGCCGGGCTGCCGGTGACTTTCCATGCCAACGAGGTCACCGTGGGTTGCGCCTCCAAGTACTGA
- a CDS encoding Ig-like domain-containing protein — translation MKRPELIGLLLVAVVAAILIAPVLAFNGGAGSGNQEIGCAGTSKHSGGSATIVMGGSPMNPAAGQQVSVWVNVTGGATVGRLYGVMIVSALTAPSLPINDGWTVVTDPSTTANNYVEKTVVAGTNSFKWTLTAPGSGSHTLYSKAFYAQGGNAATIYTQGLIFNVGGTGGGVTPSNTSVTISSPTAGSSVTGSVNISANLVNPAGISYAVLRIDGAVVSNLTAATYMWTWNTTQYADGIHTINITAAGKDGTFGYAQSTVTVSNAAVQILDQNAWQWTAIALMMSSIAVISVITVLILIMKKRRMGGGD, via the coding sequence ATGAAAAGACCTGAATTGATTGGGCTGCTGTTGGTAGCTGTAGTGGCTGCCATTCTGATCGCCCCGGTGTTGGCGTTCAACGGCGGAGCAGGTTCAGGAAACCAAGAGATCGGCTGTGCTGGAACCAGTAAACACAGCGGAGGTTCAGCAACGATCGTGATGGGGGGCAGCCCGATGAACCCGGCAGCAGGCCAACAGGTCAGTGTCTGGGTGAATGTGACGGGTGGCGCCACCGTGGGCCGGCTCTATGGAGTCATGATAGTCTCCGCCCTAACTGCTCCCTCCCTGCCCATAAATGATGGCTGGACCGTCGTTACGGACCCTTCGACGACGGCCAACAATTATGTTGAGAAGACCGTCGTGGCTGGTACCAATTCGTTCAAGTGGACCCTCACCGCGCCGGGGAGCGGAAGCCATACGCTGTATTCGAAGGCGTTCTATGCTCAGGGAGGGAATGCTGCGACCATATACACCCAGGGACTCATCTTCAACGTAGGGGGAACGGGTGGAGGGGTAACCCCGAGCAATACCTCGGTGACGATCAGCTCGCCAACAGCTGGCTCTTCAGTTACCGGATCGGTGAACATCAGCGCCAACCTGGTAAACCCGGCGGGTATCTCGTATGCAGTCCTTCGCATCGATGGTGCTGTGGTTTCGAACCTCACAGCAGCCACCTATATGTGGACCTGGAACACGACGCAATACGCTGATGGGATCCACACAATCAACATCACTGCAGCCGGTAAGGACGGTACATTCGGATACGCTCAGAGTACGGTAACGGTGTCGAACGCCGCGGTCCAGATATTAGACCAGAACGCATGGCAATGGACCGCCATCGCTCTTATGATGTCGTCGATCGCGGTGATATCTGTGATCACGGTCTTGATCCTAATAATGAAGAAGCGCAGGATGGGAGGCGGCGACTGA
- a CDS encoding CcmD family protein, with amino-acid sequence MANELVPIYIAYSLVWVGLFLYLFYIDRKQGSLKRELMELKQRFKQDGK; translated from the coding sequence ATGGCCAATGAACTGGTCCCGATCTACATCGCCTACTCCCTGGTCTGGGTCGGACTGTTCCTGTATCTGTTCTACATCGACCGAAAACAAGGCTCGCTCAAAAGGGAATTGATGGAGCTGAAGCAGAGGTTCAAGCAAGATGGAAAGTGA
- the ccmA gene encoding heme ABC exporter ATP-binding protein CcmA: MLQVKDLWKSYGRKEVLKGVSLSLESGKMMAILGPNGAGKTTLLRIIATLSSADKGQVLIDSIDIRADPVEARRAIGAVMHAPLIYDELTVIENLRFFHSMAGRPSSQFMPRAEALLEDLGLGLRKNDISATLSMGMSRRLSIARALITSPRLLLLDEPFSGLDLKSIDLLSAILQREKNDCGGGLLVTHDLELASSFADQGAVLDGGVITATFSREEMAAPDFRRSYQSSLRTVEP; the protein is encoded by the coding sequence ATGTTGCAGGTGAAGGACCTATGGAAGTCCTATGGCAGGAAAGAAGTCCTGAAAGGCGTCAGTCTTTCCCTTGAGAGCGGGAAAATGATGGCGATCCTGGGGCCGAACGGGGCTGGAAAGACCACGCTACTCAGGATCATAGCCACCTTATCGTCAGCTGACAAGGGGCAGGTCCTGATCGACAGTATCGACATCAGGGCGGATCCGGTGGAGGCCCGGCGAGCCATCGGGGCGGTGATGCATGCTCCGTTGATATACGACGAGCTCACCGTCATAGAGAATCTACGTTTCTTCCATTCGATGGCAGGCCGACCATCATCACAGTTCATGCCCCGAGCGGAGGCTCTCCTGGAGGATCTGGGCCTTGGCCTGAGGAAGAACGATATCAGCGCGACCCTTTCGATGGGGATGAGCAGGCGCCTGTCCATAGCCAGGGCGCTCATAACCTCGCCCCGATTGCTACTGCTTGACGAACCATTCTCCGGTCTAGACCTGAAGAGCATAGATCTTCTTTCCGCCATCCTACAAAGGGAAAAGAACGATTGCGGCGGGGGTTTGCTGGTGACCCACGATCTGGAGCTGGCCTCATCCTTTGCTGACCAAGGTGCGGTGCTCGATGGAGGCGTCATCACGGCGACCTTCTCCCGGGAAGAGATGGCAGCGCCCGATTTTCGTAGGTCCTACCAGAGCTCCTTGCGGACGGTGGAGCCATGA
- a CDS encoding Ig-like domain-containing protein, with protein MKGTKPLVVLLVILVAAIMVTSPILARNGGVGNADQQIGCAGTSKHSTSTAATVTMEGSPMNPQAGQLVTVWVNVTGGTVGRFVGVILSSSLATTAGSPSVDGWTNINDPLGTAFNYNERVITTTVNSFIWTLNAPASGTHVLYAKAFYPGPSSTTFTQGLSFTIGTGTPPSVVINAPAASSTQSGIAMSVSATVTPGSATPSISLTIDGVAVGSPQTVSTPSWMVDTTLYTNASHTLIVTATSTAGTGQASVPVTFANPGPTVVIDGPATGSTVSGITPVALTVTPLASSAIGSVTLTLDSGSPITVPAPYNSYQLDTTGLTNGAHTMVVRATDNLGRIGIAVTSFTVVNQGPSVSIAQPTDGSTISGNVTVNSTVALGPTSSPITQVVFSVDGASVQTKTATPYNFTFDTNAFANGVHSLTIRATDANLNNGSHTISVRIANGVVITTPPSVIISYPINGQVLAGTISVNTTVTPGTNAVNFVTMSVDGTIVANKSAGPFNFNLDTSSYVNGSNVINVTAYDTMDLLGFQTVSATFGNATVTAPTMGPLDIVTQTGTTQVTVPITGPVSYVTLSVDGSVIDNITIAPYSFTVDTTRLSNGQHSVNVTAVNAGGSSYKEATITVSNGVPQPTTDLSRWEATIIGGSLLLIGGVAFLVASVLMLRRSKMRRMR; from the coding sequence ATGAAAGGAACGAAACCGCTGGTAGTGCTTCTGGTCATACTTGTAGCTGCCATCATGGTAACGAGCCCGATCCTGGCGAGGAATGGAGGAGTGGGCAATGCTGACCAGCAGATAGGTTGCGCAGGCACCAGCAAGCACAGCACTTCAACTGCTGCGACCGTCACCATGGAAGGGAGTCCGATGAACCCGCAAGCCGGTCAGCTGGTCACGGTTTGGGTGAACGTGACCGGTGGAACGGTCGGCAGATTTGTGGGGGTGATATTGTCATCCTCCCTAGCGACCACGGCCGGAAGTCCATCGGTCGATGGATGGACCAACATCAATGATCCTTTGGGGACGGCCTTCAACTATAACGAAAGGGTAATAACGACCACTGTCAACTCCTTCATATGGACCCTCAACGCCCCGGCCAGCGGAACCCATGTCCTGTATGCCAAAGCGTTCTATCCTGGCCCATCTTCCACCACCTTTACCCAAGGATTGTCTTTCACGATAGGCACTGGAACCCCTCCCTCGGTAGTGATCAACGCACCCGCCGCTTCATCTACTCAATCGGGCATAGCGATGTCAGTATCTGCAACCGTGACGCCTGGCTCGGCGACACCATCCATTTCCCTGACAATAGACGGAGTGGCGGTTGGATCACCACAGACGGTTTCCACCCCCTCATGGATGGTGGATACCACGTTGTACACCAACGCATCCCATACTCTCATCGTTACTGCCACATCGACGGCTGGAACGGGCCAAGCCTCCGTCCCCGTGACCTTCGCCAACCCCGGGCCGACCGTTGTCATCGACGGTCCCGCCACGGGATCGACGGTATCGGGCATCACGCCCGTTGCCCTGACCGTTACACCGCTTGCCTCTTCAGCAATCGGATCGGTCACGCTGACGTTGGATTCGGGCAGCCCGATAACCGTCCCGGCCCCCTATAATAGCTATCAACTTGATACGACTGGACTCACAAATGGTGCGCACACCATGGTTGTCAGAGCGACAGACAACCTTGGCCGCATTGGAATAGCAGTCACATCATTCACTGTGGTCAATCAAGGTCCATCGGTCTCGATCGCACAACCGACAGATGGAAGCACGATCTCCGGGAACGTGACCGTAAACTCCACGGTGGCCCTCGGCCCTACGTCATCGCCAATAACCCAAGTGGTTTTCAGCGTGGACGGGGCATCGGTTCAGACGAAGACCGCCACTCCCTATAACTTCACCTTTGACACGAATGCCTTCGCCAATGGAGTGCATTCGCTGACTATCCGGGCTACGGACGCCAACTTGAACAACGGTTCACACACCATCAGTGTGAGGATCGCAAACGGGGTCGTGATCACAACCCCACCATCGGTCATCATATCATATCCGATTAATGGGCAGGTCCTGGCCGGAACGATCTCGGTGAATACCACCGTGACACCGGGAACCAACGCCGTGAATTTCGTGACCATGTCGGTGGACGGAACGATCGTGGCCAACAAATCCGCTGGGCCCTTCAATTTCAACCTTGATACATCTAGCTACGTTAATGGAAGTAATGTGATCAATGTCACCGCCTATGATACGATGGACCTGTTGGGATTCCAGACGGTGTCGGCCACGTTCGGCAACGCGACGGTCACGGCCCCGACGATGGGGCCTTTGGATATCGTGACACAGACGGGAACGACCCAGGTGACGGTGCCCATCACTGGACCGGTCTCATACGTGACCCTCTCGGTCGATGGTTCGGTGATCGATAACATAACGATCGCACCCTACTCGTTCACTGTCGATACAACAAGACTCAGTAATGGGCAGCACAGTGTCAATGTGACCGCAGTCAACGCCGGCGGAAGCAGTTACAAAGAGGCAACCATAACCGTCAGCAACGGCGTCCCGCAACCCACGACCGATCTGTCTCGGTGGGAAGCCACTATCATCGGCGGAAGTCTGCTTCTGATCGGAGGAGTAGCCTTCCTGGTAGCCTCGGTGCTGATGCTCCGCCGGTCGAAGATGAGGAGGATGCGGTAA
- the mgtA gene encoding magnesium-translocating P-type ATPase has product MESPSAPNLSTPIPIKGDEGTVATPSGLSSEEAARILAEQGPNEIVIKKQNLIFQYLTYFKNPLVIILLIAGFVSGLSGQGVQAGIIFFLVFVSVTLDFYQENKSNQAAQRLKDKVTNTASVLRDGKPQDIKISSIVPGDVVLLSAGDIVPADGRVIVANDFFVDQSSLTGEAFPVEKSHVQKPKEGEPDDNAVSMGSSVVSGSATIEIVRTGASTLYGQIAKKLMGKETDTEYTKGIRQFGYLITELTIFLVLFVFVVNAAFNRDLLQSLLFALALAVGLTPELLPMIITVVLSRGAIKMAGKDVIVKKLSSIQDLGSMDILCTDKTGTLTENRIELILHVDPEGNDDDSVLLDAYLNSVFETGIKSPLDAALLEYRKIETAPFTKVDEIPFDFVRKKLSVVVAKDNQRTLITKGAPEEIFKSCSKCRLKSGMVDMVSALAPAEESFREMSEKGFRVLGIAEKALDGGRSVYGPADENGMTFIGFLAFLDPPKESAAEAISLMRSSGIDLKVLTGDNELVTRHVCESIGVEVKGIVLGSDISNVTDMALAVIVERANLFCRMNPVQKERIIRALRANKHVVGYLGDGINDSPPLKAADVGISVDTAVDVAKESADIILLKKDLKVLEDGVLEGRQTHGNTMKYIMMGTSSNFGNMFSVAAASVFLTFLPMLPIQILLGNLMYDLSELTIPTDNVDRSYIEKPRRLSVKFIRNYTIVFGLISSAFDLITFAILLFVFNASPQQFQSSWFIEGLATQVLIIFVIRTRITPFYKSKPSRLLTLSSLIIVVLGFLIPYTPIGALFQLVAPPLEFYLALVGIIAAYLALVEVVKFFFYRYYVKRGF; this is encoded by the coding sequence ATGGAAAGCCCTTCCGCGCCTAACCTCTCTACGCCTATTCCGATCAAGGGAGATGAGGGCACGGTCGCAACGCCTTCCGGCCTCTCATCCGAAGAGGCGGCGCGGATACTGGCAGAGCAGGGTCCCAACGAGATCGTCATAAAGAAACAGAACCTCATATTCCAGTATCTGACTTATTTCAAGAACCCGCTGGTCATCATACTTCTAATCGCTGGTTTCGTATCCGGTCTTTCCGGGCAAGGCGTTCAGGCAGGAATAATATTCTTCCTGGTCTTCGTATCCGTGACCCTGGATTTTTACCAGGAGAACAAGTCCAACCAGGCGGCCCAGAGACTTAAGGACAAGGTAACTAACACCGCATCGGTTTTAAGGGACGGGAAACCCCAGGACATCAAGATTTCATCTATCGTTCCGGGGGATGTCGTGCTGCTCTCTGCGGGCGATATCGTCCCAGCTGACGGGAGGGTGATCGTGGCCAACGACTTCTTCGTCGATCAAAGCTCCTTAACTGGCGAAGCGTTCCCGGTGGAAAAGTCCCACGTACAAAAACCGAAGGAGGGCGAGCCTGATGATAATGCCGTGTCCATGGGCTCCAGCGTGGTGTCGGGAAGTGCGACCATCGAGATCGTCAGGACGGGGGCGTCGACCCTTTATGGTCAAATAGCGAAGAAGTTGATGGGTAAGGAGACAGACACAGAATACACCAAAGGCATCAGACAGTTCGGGTACCTGATAACGGAACTGACGATTTTCCTCGTCCTCTTCGTATTCGTCGTGAACGCCGCCTTCAACCGGGACCTTCTACAATCTCTGTTGTTCGCCCTGGCACTGGCAGTCGGTCTCACTCCAGAACTATTGCCGATGATCATAACCGTGGTCCTTTCCAGGGGTGCCATCAAGATGGCGGGAAAGGACGTGATCGTAAAGAAGCTCTCCTCCATCCAGGATCTAGGTTCGATGGACATTCTATGCACTGACAAGACCGGGACGCTTACAGAGAACCGGATCGAGCTGATATTGCACGTGGACCCGGAGGGCAATGATGACGATTCCGTGCTGCTCGATGCCTACCTCAACAGCGTCTTCGAGACCGGGATAAAGAGCCCCTTGGACGCCGCTCTGTTGGAGTATCGGAAGATCGAAACCGCCCCATTCACCAAGGTGGACGAGATCCCGTTCGACTTCGTGCGAAAGAAGCTTTCCGTGGTCGTGGCAAAAGACAACCAACGAACACTGATCACCAAGGGCGCTCCTGAAGAGATATTCAAGTCATGCTCGAAATGTCGATTAAAGTCAGGAATGGTCGACATGGTCTCTGCCTTGGCTCCCGCCGAGGAAAGTTTTAGGGAGATGAGCGAGAAGGGTTTTCGGGTGCTAGGGATAGCCGAGAAGGCTCTGGACGGCGGTCGTTCCGTCTATGGGCCGGCCGACGAGAACGGCATGACCTTCATCGGTTTCCTGGCGTTCCTAGACCCTCCCAAGGAAAGCGCCGCCGAGGCGATCAGCCTGATGCGGTCTTCGGGTATAGATCTGAAGGTGCTCACCGGGGACAACGAGCTGGTGACCCGCCATGTCTGCGAATCGATCGGCGTGGAGGTTAAAGGGATCGTTCTGGGCAGTGATATCTCCAACGTCACCGACATGGCTCTGGCGGTCATTGTGGAGAGGGCCAATCTCTTCTGTCGAATGAACCCCGTTCAAAAAGAGAGGATCATCCGGGCCCTCCGAGCGAACAAGCATGTGGTCGGATATCTGGGCGACGGCATAAACGATTCACCTCCGCTTAAGGCAGCGGACGTGGGGATCTCTGTGGATACGGCGGTTGATGTGGCAAAAGAATCGGCGGACATCATCCTGCTGAAGAAGGACCTGAAGGTATTGGAGGACGGCGTCCTGGAAGGGCGCCAGACTCATGGCAACACGATGAAGTACATCATGATGGGCACTTCCAGCAATTTCGGTAACATGTTCTCGGTGGCAGCCGCCTCGGTGTTTCTAACCTTTTTGCCAATGTTGCCGATCCAAATACTTCTCGGCAACCTGATGTACGACCTCTCTGAGCTGACCATACCCACCGACAATGTGGACCGGTCATATATCGAGAAGCCAAGGCGATTGAGCGTGAAGTTCATTCGCAACTATACCATCGTGTTCGGCCTGATAAGTTCCGCTTTCGACCTAATCACCTTTGCCATATTGCTGTTCGTCTTCAATGCTTCACCTCAGCAATTCCAGTCTAGCTGGTTCATCGAGGGCTTGGCAACCCAGGTGTTGATCATCTTCGTCATCAGGACGCGCATCACGCCGTTCTACAAGTCAAAGCCCAGTCGGTTGCTGACCCTCAGCAGTCTCATCATCGTAGTCCTAGGGTTCCTCATCCCTTACACCCCTATCGGCGCCTTGTTCCAGCTGGTCGCACCGCCATTGGAGTTCTATCTGGCGTTAGTCGGGATCATCGCGGCCTACCTGGCCCTGGTCGAGGTGGTGAAGTTCTTCTTCTATCGGTATTATGTCAAAAGAGGATTCTGA
- a CDS encoding heme exporter protein CcmB — protein MRGTLALTAKDLRVELRSKEMLGVMLLFSLLIILAFRFAFTDSVRAGTIDMAELSAASLWICFSFAAVTGIYATFEKERQRGTMEALMLCPVDRGTLFAGKALTNFLLVTVVNSFSLVMFSVFFDYGYSGAAVDLYLVMMAGTAAIVAIGTLVAAIVSATRSGAALFPIVSIPLVIFAVILPAVSATRFAIKGDTSAMLSQLQPVLGFAVLFAVVGYLLIDYVLEV, from the coding sequence ATGAGAGGGACGCTTGCCCTGACCGCAAAGGACCTTCGGGTCGAACTCCGCTCGAAGGAGATGCTGGGAGTGATGTTGCTGTTCTCCCTTCTGATCATCCTTGCTTTTCGGTTCGCCTTCACCGACTCAGTGCGGGCCGGCACCATCGACATGGCCGAGCTTTCTGCCGCTTCCCTATGGATCTGCTTCTCGTTCGCCGCCGTCACTGGCATATACGCCACGTTCGAGAAGGAACGACAGAGGGGTACGATGGAGGCGCTCATGCTGTGTCCAGTGGACCGGGGGACTTTGTTCGCCGGAAAGGCGCTGACCAACTTCTTGCTTGTAACCGTGGTCAACTCGTTCTCCCTGGTCATGTTCTCGGTATTCTTCGATTACGGCTACTCGGGGGCGGCGGTCGATCTATACCTGGTCATGATGGCGGGCACGGCGGCGATCGTGGCTATAGGCACCCTGGTGGCGGCGATCGTCTCGGCAACGCGCTCAGGGGCTGCGCTTTTCCCCATCGTGTCCATACCGTTGGTCATCTTCGCCGTCATCCTTCCGGCCGTCTCGGCCACCAGATTTGCCATAAAAGGGGATACATCGGCGATGCTGTCTCAGCTGCAGCCAGTACTAGGATTCGCAGTCCTTTTCGCCGTGGTTGGATACTTGCTCATCGATTATGTTCTGGAGGTATGA
- a CDS encoding ferritin family protein, protein MASPANMSVLSILSAARQIEIFGIQFYSKVATCISDENGKALMRSLGADERTHKETIEEVMQHLSPGMDLDEVEPEKELLNILPKKVFPFPPEGTCLAVSDEIRAVNIGIDVEIASVKMYQEASALVDDLRIKNILITLTRIEEKHKILLESSLMMLKTEGSWYAYTPILDG, encoded by the coding sequence ATGGCATCTCCTGCGAATATGTCGGTCCTATCCATCCTTTCAGCCGCAAGGCAGATCGAGATCTTCGGCATCCAGTTCTATTCCAAAGTGGCAACCTGTATATCGGACGAGAACGGAAAGGCGCTGATGAGGTCGCTCGGGGCGGACGAGCGCACGCACAAGGAGACGATCGAAGAGGTCATGCAGCATCTTTCCCCCGGGATGGACCTGGATGAAGTGGAACCGGAGAAAGAGCTCTTGAACATACTGCCAAAAAAGGTATTCCCTTTCCCTCCTGAGGGTACATGCCTTGCTGTTTCCGACGAGATCCGGGCGGTGAACATCGGGATCGACGTTGAGATCGCTTCCGTCAAGATGTACCAGGAAGCGTCAGCCCTGGTGGATGACCTCCGGATCAAGAACATCCTCATAACCCTGACCCGGATCGAGGAGAAGCACAAGATCCTCCTCGAATCATCGCTCATGATGCTAAAAACTGAGGGCAGCTGGTACGCCTATACCCCGATATTGGATGGTTAG